A stretch of DNA from Cygnus atratus isolate AKBS03 ecotype Queensland, Australia chromosome 6, CAtr_DNAZoo_HiC_assembly, whole genome shotgun sequence:
ACCTGCATAAGGCAGATGTTAGCATACACACACTGAGCTTAGACCCCAGGTGAGAAAACCCTCACGTGCCAAAGGCAAACTCGGCACCCCTGGAGCAGCTGGAAGGGGACACATGGCCACGCTGCGTGCATCCCACAGCGAAGACGGGCTGCTGACAAAGAACACTGTCAGACACCGTTAGCCCCTGGGAAACAAAGAGAATTATAACAGAGCGGGACCCTATGAAAAAGCCACACATCGCTGCTATTGGAGCTGATACAAGCCGCTATTGTTGTCctcaagcagctgctgcaaggCTCCAGCACgtggctgtgtgtgtgcatgtagcTCCTGGGCACCTCCCAGCTGCGAGGAACATTTCCCTGTGAGAGTGCCTGCCTGCACGAAGAGCTGAGCCGCGAAAGCTCCGACCTTCCTGCAACAGGGAGCAGaaggcacacacacagagcagtaTCTGACTTCCCTCAGTGCGTGAAAGCCTGATGAGCTGCACCTTTATTTGGTGGAAATTacagcagctcagctggctTCAGCCAACTGATTTAAAACAGCTGCCCCAAAGTGAAAACCAAGAGGCCCAGGTCACTCCAGGGGCAGCAGCTCGTGCTCAGGTGTCGCCGATTGCTGCTCGAAGGTCTTTGCCCAGCAGCCTTGGTAACAGGGCAAAACTGCGGTGCTTCACCACTGCTGCAATTAAAGGTAGTTAGCCCAGCTTAAGCTATGCtccaagacaaaaaataatcacttaaaCTGCAGGAATTTCACTCCGTATTGTTATTTATAATCAATTTTTCCAACAAGCTCGCGTGCACTGTCACAGCACCCCAGCTACACGCACTGTCCCCTCTGACGCTTTTCCAAGCTGAATCCAAGAACAGACCACAGCCCGTTGTAACACACAATGACATGAGATGAAGTATTTATGCTAAAAGACACGTATATGGTAAAAACAGCtattcagagagagagaacgTCAGGGATTGTTTATGGTTTTTGACTTTgtgtaaaaaaatgaaaaaaaagaaaaaaaaacattaaaattttgtgttaaaattACCTATTTTCCTAGGAAGATGGatttataaaaatatccatgtattaaatgcttcattttggGTCACACGAGGTATTTCAGCCTGCAATTATTCACTTGCCAATTATTTCATGCAGAGTTTATGCTCCTTCACCAGGAAagtgtgaatattttttcacattcttcatctctgctgcacTGCTAGCAAGGCATCGCCATCACTCACATGGTCTCAAACACAAGACCTGCTATCGGTGTCCACTAAATACAAACTTGAGAGCAAGAGAAGGAATTAATTTAATATACAGGGCCACACGGGCAGCTTTGAAGTGTTAACGCTATGGTTTAGCAAGTTACCTAATTTCTTAAGTGAATGATTTCAGAAGTACTTGCTGGGTATATTCTAATGCAATGTAATAGTAGTAACATCCTCATCCCTAGCTATCAGACTATATCATCTCTATCTATCAGACGTTTTAGAAGCTTCAGTTCGGCCATGTATCTGTGAAAATCATTTCCATGCCTATTTTGAACCATCAGccttcctgtttctttcagtcCAGGAGGCAAACTGCCCggagagctgctctgctgctgagagTAGAGCTGAGGAAAAAGAGCCTGGGCAGAAGCTCTCAGAGCCAAACGCGCTCACAGACCGAGTTCTCTGCACGTTGCTGTGACAAAGCAGCTTACATCCTGCAGCCTTACCTTTCTGGAGCTGTCTAAAGTTACAGCTGTGCTTCCCTGCAGGTTTATGAACCAGGGTGTCGCTCGTTGAATGACGCTGCAATTAGCAAGAAAGGGCAACGAGCCTGCAGACAAGATAGCACGTCAAAGAAAAGGGGCCTTCTCCTGCAGGAGACACATTTGACCTTGcggattattattttttttttttccccagccagctggctgctggtggAAGGAGAATAACAGTTCTTCACTGTTTAAGCTCTTATAAACAAGAGTCGTTTGATTACCTGGCTTATTTTAACTATGCTCTACAAATGTATGCACATGGGCCATGAGTCTGATTGCCAATTTTGAGGCTGCTGAGTACAAAAGAAGTGATCCTTAATAAAAGGAGGCTTTAAAAAGAGCTGAGCACAAGGCAAGCAGTGCAATGATTTCGCTATTACATTTCAGCTCTACATCACCACTAACAGGATTTTTACTCCCTCCCTCCATGTGACAGGACTATACAGAGGTAATTTTAAACTCAGAGAACAACCGGTTTCTTTGCTCTCTCACAAATAAGCTAGTTGAGCACGAAGCTAAGTTCTGAAGCGTGCATTGTTACATGAGGATTTATCAGGAATAAATGAATGGTATCAGTGGTTGAGTAGAAGATTTTGAATTCACTATAGCTCTATACACAATCCTCAATCTGCTAAAATACTATCGACCCGTCCAACCCACCACAGAATCATCCAGGGTTATTTGGGTAACAGCACGACTCCTACAATCAGCTCTTATTGTAGCACAGTGAACTTGGAACATTCACAGCACTGACAACAGTTTGTGTGTTCCGtttactgaaagcagaaatttcttTGGTACTTGCTACTTCCACATTTCTACCCGAGCCCAGGTAACAGCCTCCGCTGAGTCTCAACTTCAGGAGCCTTCAGGTGGAAAGAGAAAGATCCTCATCACAGGATCACTTCTGCAGGAAACTGATCACTTCGTCTGAAAAGAACTGAAGACGTCGAGATATTTCCCTGCGCTCATTCAACTGACCAAGCATCATCATAATTCAGTCTGAGCTCAGATGCGTAGCGAGGGCTTTCGTCTTCCACAGGACAGAAACCCATCTCCGTCCAACTGCGAACCGGCCATTTCTCTCGGTATCTTGTCCTGGGTTCAACTTTTAGCCTGGTTAAAAATTtagttttgaaatttaaaattaaaatcctgtTCCTGCTACTGTCCTCAGTAGCGATGCCATCAGCTGTTTAGGACTACAACTCTGTAACTTCTCTCTTCACCTTTACTAggaattctttgaaaaaattctttgaaaagacCTTTAGCTCAGTTCCTCTTATCTTAAGGCCCCTAAGTGACAAATACTTCATCTCTAACGTTTCTTTAGCCTTTTGACTAATATGAATGATTTCTAGACTTGCAGCCTTTTAATTATATTCACTACGTATACTGATGTGCTTGCAAATCTAACTACACAGTCACAGTACTGCTCTTCTGATGCtcagcatcactttttttttaaatgaactcaTTCATTTTCTAGTAAATATGCCAAGCTTTTAGAAACTAATAGCCTCTCCAAATTAAGAACTTCCCCCAGAACATTAATCTTTGCTGAAGAGACAGATGTGACCTTACATGCAGCAtctcttttcatgtttatttcttcagcataGAACGGAACTCATTTtgtaacactgatttttttttttaattatcagaaatacatttaatcACACTGCATTCAAGAACTTTTATTTCATAACAGCAAGTTAATATACATTATAGCTCTTCTGCTGTGAAGGAAGTAGAACGGGAACAGTTCTAGCCTCTTTTGAGAGTTTCAACAAACTTGTAAGtacaagaaaatgttatttagaaaaataccccaaaatgCTTCTTAGAAAAATACCCCAAGATGCTACTTCCCCTCGAATTCTGGCATGAAGCACTAGTAACAGCGATGTCAAGGCAAAAACTCCCAATGTCTTCAGCGAGATTTTTGCCTTGGGTTAGAACAATTTGAAAAGACActgttaaaaaattattttttttttttagttcataCCCCGTGAAGTATCATGCTGGAAAACTACTGTCCCAAGTTTAATTTGGATAGCTGCCTGAAAGTCCACCCCGCTTTATAAAACATAGGAAAGGCAAGTACAGCAAAgctgctttaggaaaaaaaaagagacagtatcgaaagcctttGAGATAGCTAAAATATATGTAAACCAGttcacagaatttatttttctaatatttatttctctacaGTTGTGTACACCTAGACACTAACCCTCTTTTTATCAAATGAGGTAATTGGCATTCTGCAAAACAATTGTGTTCCAATTGGTTTTGTACGCAGAAGACACTCTGTAGCTTCTTGAGTATTTTTTCGTCCTTTTGACAAGAATGAGatcaaagaacaaagaaactTGTGCTCTGGAAATGCGGCAGATGCcacaaaaagcaataaacaatCTTGCCTCAACAACCATACACTTGGAATGTGTGCAGGCCAGAGCCAAAAGTGATGACAAGATGGCAAGACAAGCCCTGAACGGCTAGCCTAGCTATAGTGAATTAGAGAAGGCAGCACTCACTTCTCCAGCAGCGTCTTCCTCAACTGCACCTCTGTGACCTGGCGATCATTAACAAGGAAATATACAGGCACTTGTAAAAGGGTCTGGTTCCAAACCCATTAgagccaacaaaaaaaaccttggTGGTAACTGGCTTAGGTGCTGAGTAGGGAATAGAAATAGCATACAAACCTagaacaaattttaaatctgtaattGTTAATAttggaaaaagaagtgaaaatccCTAGCTACTTGAAAGGATGCTAAACCTCTCAAAGCAGCTTCTTGGCAGTCGTTATCCAGACAAAAGTTGCATTAAGTTTTGTCTGAGTCAAGACTGAAGGATTCCCATTGTTGCATAAACTGGCACAGCTACAGCTGTGGTATATTACCAAACGGCCCTAAGAAGTGACTGCAGTGACATTAAAATCTAGTTAGCTAGTCTCTGTAGAGAAGCAGCTGAATTTTTGGAATTTTAGATACCCTTAATTTTCCTCACTACTCTTTCTGGTGTAACTTCAATTGACTTGATTGTTTCTATGCCACCTAAAGATATTTTAATCTTCCCCTTGAAATATCTTTACAATTGATGAAAATTAAAGTAACTCATCATAATTGCCCTTTACTCAGGCATTTCAAAATTCCACAGAGACAAATCTCAATTGCAtccaagaaaaaacaatgatGATATCCAAGCATTGCCCTATTACCTTTTTTCCATATCTATGTATTTAATGACCTATAAAAGTTACAAAAGTAACTCTAaattacatttacatatataacactgataaaataaaatcccaagcAACATGAAGACAAAAAACTTTAAGAGATGACTGATTCTAGAGTAACTTATGACTTTTTACAGTCTCAGGATGTAGCAACCATGTCAACACTTCCCTCCTAAAGTATAACTTGTACAATTTTTGCCACTTATTGCAGTAAGTGGTGAAATTCCCAGGAAATTGAGCGGTATCAGGgttttttaatgcaaagaacACAGATTTGTCAGATATCAAAAGTCAGAACAGTTGATAATACTAAGAGAGGCTATGCGGATAGCTATATATGCATTCAAGTTAGTTTAAATTCATTCAGGATGAAGGAAACTCACAGCTTAAAATTCATGTGTCACATATAGGTATCTGATAAAATGTTGTCAAATAATATTCTAAGTCACATGTGATGAGCAAATATTCAtgactaaaataaataacagatacTTTATTATCTAGGAATACTTCAGATTGTGGTATTCCTGACAATGCTTGTACAGAATCATCAAGTCAGAAGACGAGTGAAACCCTGACAGTTCCTAGTTTCCACTCAGTTTTCTCATGATAGGGCTGTCAGGTTCAGCGTTGGTGAAGATACTTCCTACGACGACGTGAGTACCCCAGATGTTATGACGAATAACTTTGCAGCAGCCGAGATCATCAACGGAGAATCCAAAGTGGCGGTAGCGTTCATCTGTTTCAAACAGTGTGTTGTTTGTGTAAGGTCCAAAAAACTAGGTGGAAAGAGAGAATTTCACATAGTATTTCCAAGAACATTCCAGACTATAAGGGTTAACAGCCCAGTAACAACACAttcaagctttaaaaatgtcactATTACcccttttcaaaacaaagcctAAGCCCAACAGTACCAGCTACATTTGTTGGCAGAAATTTTATGAAGATTTGTTTGTGTGATCTACATGCAGAGCACCTCTGACTGTACTGGTAGCCCATATTTAGAGGTTTCCCCTTACTGCTGACAGAGGTCTGAGGGTGTATCGGCATGTCTGAATGTCCAATCAATCAcgcataaaaaaataaattaaatgccttgaaaaagtagaagaatttttaaaaaaacatttaggacAGAAACCTCCTGTAAAATAGCAAAATTAAGATGTATCTTTTCAATGAGCCccctaaaaagaaaatgctttcaataGTAAAATGTTATATAACAATAACAGAAAACTTATTTCAGTTGCTTTACCTCAGAAGAGGAAGCTTCTGACAAAAGCCTACTGCTGCTGAGCAGGTTATGGGTAAGGATGTTGCTACTGAACTGGAGCCCAAAGACATTATCTTACTTTTATTAACCTGTCACTATTCTTTAAATGCATGGAATTCCCAGGGAAGCTTTTAAGTACTATAAACACCTTCAACGGCTTGTTTAGCTTATAAACAATCCCTGTTAAACCTATTTGCCTCTGATGACACAATAAATCACGGCctttcatggtatttttaagtaaaaaccCCACTAAAATGAGCTTTGCCATGATTACGTTTAACTATGATATGGTTTTAACGATTCGTTCTCAGACAAAAATGCATGTGAACACATGTTTTAATAGAAATCCTCAGTGCTGTCTTGTAAATTTTAAGCCACTGTTGCATTTTACAGATGTCTTGGTAAGAAACTGTCAACTCTCCAGAGAACTGGAGTAATCTGGCAGTGAATGCCAATGCTGTTTAAACAGTACAAgccattcattttttctgcttaacaAATAATTAACTAGCGCAAAGaggttttttaaaaagcacccATCTAGACAGATAGGTGTATAGACTACCAAAAGACCTTTGGAGGGCACAAGGCATCAACCATGTTATGATGAAGAATTTTTAGGCATCAAATTTCTAGTTACCTAAAATTCAACTTCATTGCTGAACGATGTTCTCAGAAGTGCCAACTGCAACAACAGCTGACACAGCGTACGAAGTGGCTGGGGGCCACTACCCTACCTTCTAAATTTAGGAAAGGGATTATCCTGTGGTAACAGCTTTGGATCAGTAAGAAAAAGTTGGATTTAACCCATATAGAAGAATACAAATACCACTGCTTGTTAGGACAACAGGGTTCCGCACAGCACGTAACTTACAGCCAGTCCTGAGGATGGATCAATGAAGTCCGCCCAATAGCCTTCAGAACAGATTGCATAGCAAATTTCCTTGGCACCATTAATGAacttaaagggaagaaaaaaaagatattaaaacttctttttggaaaatataaatagatCGGAATGCATATAAAATTTTCCAAAAGTACCTTTCCGTAAATCTAAGACTTATCTGTTTTccagacaacaacaacaacaaaatcagatttaaagCCGACGTCCCAACATGGCACAAGAAAATTACATGACCTACAGATGACATAGCACATTTCTGCACAGATAAATAAGTGAGAACAGGAGATCTCAGTTATGTGTTTTTAATCGTGTAGATCGGCAGTTTTCAGCCTACATTAGGAAGGTAACAGGAATTCACAGAAAACTCCTGAAGAAGTCTGCAAATGTGAATGAGAaccttcccccccaaaaagctTGAGATAGGCATTGATTCTAAAACCATCTATGCACTGAATTGATGTAGCTCCCTTGAAACATGAAGGAATTGCCCTACtctcatgaaaaagaaaactaacttCACATTAAGTTTACACTCTATTTACTTTCAATTAGATAAAATTGGACTGTTTTCAGGAATTAGCGTCCTGAGCAGTTCGAGGTACAAAGATTATTATGTTTATTACGACGGTAAGGCTGAATGGTCCCAAATAAGGGAATTTTATCCTTTACAGCAGtcagttctgtattttgaagTTTGCTGGCTCTGAAGATCAACTATCTTCCAACTCTGAGCCACAAATGTAAGCAAGCCATCTGAAGGCATCATTTAAGGCATTACATTTCTGGTACAACACTGAATCAAAAGATGCAGTGTAACAGCTCCACAGCAACCTCTTAGAGTGATATTAATAAATGCTTTAGATTAACCACTGTAAACACTTAGATTGACTGTAAATAACCCTCACTACTTCAGCACAAGCCTCTCAcattaaattagtatttttaatgttacttcTAACCATTTATGAAGCAAACAAACGGACCATTTTCTGGTGAGTTTGCTGTTAGTAACCTTTAGGCTGGGAGGTTACAGCTAACATCCTAACACCCCTACAATGACTATATTAGACTTGACAGGGAGGTGCACAAGGAAGAAAGATGCCAATTAACATATAATTAGACCAGATTACAATGCCAAAGACCAACAGACCATAAATAATTCAAAGAGAAGAACACACTAAAACGAAGggaattttaatttatgtgtAATTTTCATGTTGATCCTTTAgactgcttcttccttttttgtggTGACCCTTACACTGCTTTATACAGACCACGTCTGCACTTTCCAAGGTTGAAAAGGACAGTAGCAGActtattttcaaacataaatCTGACCCTCACTGCACAGATGATAATCCCATAGGAtaatttttactgattttaGAAAAACTACTATACATAAAGCCGTTGTATTTTAAGGTATGAAGAAAAACCCACCAGCAGTGGTGAACATCGACACCTGCTGGAGCAGTCAAAACTatgaagaatgagaaaaagctattttcGGAGAGACCTCTAGTGGCAAGAGAGGACAGAGCGCACAAGGCTGGTTAGCATGCAGTTATCACTGATACCCAGATCATATCTGTTATCAGAGGGTGAGGATGCACTCACTGACAGAGCACATGCTGGAATTTCAATTacatcacagaaaaacacagagcaacAAAATCCTACAAAACAAATTGTACTGAAGGTGAGATAAGGCAAGAAAATACTTGCTGCCCTTTAGATGCAACAGGAGAACAGcctttaataaaaatgacaaagctGGAAAAAGTTGTCTCCATTTCGTCAGAAAGAGAACACAGCACTAGCTCAAACATGCAATACAGAATATTACTGCCAGAACTAGAAATGGTCTGAATATACAAATCAGATTGATCACCAAAGATAAGCTGATGCTCACGTCAGCTACTTACGTTTTCTAAGAGCATTTCTCTCTCATCTTCTACTTCTTGACTCCATGCAGTCATATCATTTTTAGTCTTCTGGGTAACTGTTAACACCGTTAAACGGCTGGCATTCACTTCTGGAAACATTAACTCGAAgtctaaagaaaaggaaaccagCAGTTTATGATCTCTCTTACTTTATTTAGGACTTTTCAGTTTTAGACAAATTATCAACCCTACTTTTAAGCTTTCGTTTCATTTAAATAGGAGATGTGTGTTTTTCACCTCAGATGTGCAAACAGCACGCTGTTTTGATGCTGACATTGTTTTTGCGGTCATGCACATTGGTAAGGCCCTGTTAAAGGTCACTTATTAAAGTTTTCACTTGAATTTAATTTCACTCATTATCttttagaacagaaagaaaaatacaaaaccagtGCCTTCAGGAGTAATATGATTTCAATTCACTCTTTTACTAAGAAGTAGTGCCAAAACACTTGATTTTGTCACAACTTGGTTTTTAGGTAATGAATCATTTCCAAAGTTTCTTGGCCCTGTAGAAGCAGGCAGAAGTCACTCCCCAACCCAGCTGATCTTAAATTTACTGGCACTGAATTTTATATGAAATGCAAAGTATTGTCAACAGCAAAATTTCAGTCTTCgttttataatgtttttcttttgtaaaatactgACCTTAGATTACCTTATTCCATTATACATTCTGCCAATTTTACCAGAGcctttatttacatattttgcttttttaaaaaacacctttttacctgtcaaaaaaatacatacctTTTTGTAACAGTTCAGGACAAGCTTGTACTGCACATTCTAcctttgcattttcaaagtatGTTTCAGCgttatttatttgctgtttctgtggaaCATCAGCAccctgagaaaaatgaaaattttaacttTCCTATTAATACACAACAGGAATAACAATGCACACCAGAGTGTAATTTTGCAACGCTATGTCCACTGATACACCCAAGTAGTTTCGCAGAAAGTTGGTTTGCTGTGACTTAaagcttgtttttcaaatactgaaattaGAACAGATACATATAACCTATTacttaaacagaaatttaaactTTAACTGTGTTATCCAAAGGCTTAACCAATAgagaatttttgaaaaacacCCCTTTGAAATAATGGCCTGACAGTATTCAATCCAACGACAACTGATAGATTACAGACATACACACGTTCCCTAAACTGGAATAAAACAGCTCTATAGCTCTGAACTGCCAGTAATTTCAGCTTTAGCAGCCTAAAAATCAGCAGCATTTTccaataaaactatttttattctctaCAGTTTAGTTCtacagtttcttaaaaaacaaacaaacaaaaaaaaaccacagagaTTCTTGCATGTATGTTACAAATCCAGCACTGTTAAGTCAGATGTATAACATCTAAGCTTACAATGTTACAGTGTCCTTAACAGGGAAGTTAAAACAGCTGCCTCCTTTGGCATATCAACTGCTAGGTAACATTGGCACAGAATGCCTAAATACAGCTTTTCTAACTTTAACTTTGCCATAATTTACAAGGAGTTTCTCTTAAGACTGAAATTACAATGTAGAGTACATTGTGTCCTATCTAACACACATTTGTATCTCCAAGTTCTCCCTAGAGAAAACTATTACACTGAACGCAAAGCaaagtttgcatttctgttctagaatttaaaatcaagagtagtagcaaaaaaaaaaaaaaacaaacacaaaaatcatgTAGACAAACAACAGACATTAACTGCACTTTCAGTACATGTTTCCACATGTACCTTGCATTATACCTGCAGAAGTC
This window harbors:
- the MMADHC gene encoding cobalamin trafficking protein CblD; amino-acid sequence: MAKVLCNRARLVTYLPGFYSLVKRVVNPKAFSTAGSSGSDEPHVAATPPDLCPRTVWPDEVMGPFGPQDQRFQLPGNIGFDCHLNGTASQKKSQVSKPLPDILAEPSPSERHEFVMAQYINEFQGADVPQKQQINNAETYFENAKVECAVQACPELLQKDFELMFPEVNASRLTVLTVTQKTKNDMTAWSQEVEDEREMLLENFINGAKEICYAICSEGYWADFIDPSSGLAFFGPYTNNTLFETDERYRHFGFSVDDLGCCKVIRHNIWGTHVVVGSIFTNAEPDSPIMRKLSGN